A genomic stretch from Desulfolutivibrio sulfodismutans DSM 3696 includes:
- the adhE gene encoding bifunctional acetaldehyde-CoA/alcohol dehydrogenase — protein sequence MSKDYIDELVARVRAAQHLYAEFDQARVDAVFHAAAAAAAANRIPLSKLAVTETGMGIFEDKVIKNHFASEYIYNKYKDVKTCGVIEEDPAYGYREVAAPIGIIAGIIPTTNPTSTAIFKSLLALKTRNGIIFSPHPRAWRSTNEAARIILEAAVAAGAPEHIIGWIDEPTADRSRLLMQHPGVNLILATGGPGMVHAAYSSGKPAIGVGAGNTPVVIDTTANIKMSVSSVIMSKTFDNGMICASEQSVIVEEGVAEAVKAEFVLRGCLFVSEEQRAALAATIFTDGHLNAAIVGQSAAKIAEMAGFAVDPAVKILIAEREAIDAADPFAHEKLSPVLGFYRAKTFTQAVDMAQELIVLGGAGHTSVLYTNETNADRIRLFQRVLTTGRTLINMPSSQGAIGDVYNFRLAPSLTLGCGSWGGNSVSENIGVKHLMNVKTVAERRENMLWFRVPPKIYFKMGAVRLGLEEIKTRKRAFVVTDKTMEAMGHVTTVTSILEKLGIQYRVFSEVKPDPDLAGTYAALDSIRSFQPDVFISLGGGSPMDAAKIMWLMYEHPDLKFEEIAMRFMDIRKRICAFPDMGKKAIMVAIPTTSGTGSEVTPFTVITDDVTGMKYPIADYALTPDMAIVDPEFVMDMPKGLTAYSGLDVLTHGIEAFTSVFATNFSDGNALEAIRLVFKYLRASYHEGRKNVMAREKMHYSATIAGLAFANAFLGVCHSMAHKLGAMFHVPHGLANALLLSYVIEYNATDNPTKQGLMPQYRYPFVKGRYARIADSLGLTEGCGDDRDRKVARLVAAVEALKADLNIPKSLREAGIAEDEFLEKLDEMSELAFDDQCTGGNPRYPLVVEIKELYRKAYYGEPLASLSME from the coding sequence ATGAGCAAGGACTACATCGACGAACTCGTGGCCCGGGTCCGTGCCGCCCAGCACCTTTATGCCGAATTCGACCAGGCCCGGGTGGATGCCGTGTTCCACGCCGCTGCCGCAGCGGCGGCCGCCAACCGCATCCCGCTGTCCAAGCTGGCGGTCACGGAGACGGGCATGGGCATTTTCGAGGACAAGGTGATTAAAAACCACTTTGCCTCGGAATACATCTACAACAAATACAAAGACGTCAAAACCTGCGGCGTCATTGAGGAAGACCCGGCCTACGGCTACCGCGAGGTGGCCGCGCCCATCGGGATCATCGCCGGGATCATCCCCACCACCAACCCCACCTCCACAGCCATCTTCAAGTCGCTTCTGGCGCTCAAGACCCGAAACGGCATCATCTTTTCGCCCCATCCCCGGGCCTGGCGCTCCACCAACGAGGCCGCCCGGATCATCCTCGAGGCCGCCGTGGCCGCCGGGGCCCCGGAACACATCATCGGCTGGATCGACGAACCCACGGCCGACCGCAGCCGACTGCTCATGCAGCACCCCGGGGTGAACCTGATCCTGGCCACGGGCGGACCCGGCATGGTCCACGCCGCCTACAGCTCGGGCAAACCGGCCATCGGCGTGGGCGCGGGCAACACCCCGGTGGTCATCGACACCACGGCCAACATCAAGATGTCGGTCAGCTCGGTGATCATGAGCAAGACCTTCGACAACGGCATGATCTGCGCCTCGGAACAGTCGGTGATCGTGGAGGAGGGCGTGGCCGAGGCGGTCAAGGCCGAGTTCGTGCTGCGCGGCTGCCTGTTCGTCAGCGAAGAGCAGCGCGCCGCCCTGGCCGCGACCATCTTCACGGACGGCCATCTCAATGCGGCCATCGTGGGCCAGTCGGCGGCAAAAATCGCCGAAATGGCCGGCTTTGCCGTGGACCCGGCGGTGAAGATCCTCATCGCCGAGCGCGAGGCCATCGACGCCGCCGATCCCTTCGCCCATGAAAAGCTCTCCCCGGTTCTGGGTTTCTACCGGGCCAAGACGTTTACGCAGGCCGTGGACATGGCCCAGGAGTTGATCGTCCTGGGCGGGGCCGGGCACACCTCGGTGCTCTACACCAACGAGACCAACGCGGATCGCATCCGGCTCTTTCAGCGGGTTTTGACCACGGGCCGCACCCTGATCAACATGCCCTCGTCCCAGGGGGCCATCGGCGACGTCTACAACTTCCGGCTGGCCCCCTCCCTGACCCTTGGCTGCGGCTCCTGGGGCGGCAATTCCGTGAGCGAAAACATCGGGGTGAAGCATCTGATGAACGTCAAAACCGTGGCCGAGAGGCGGGAAAACATGCTGTGGTTCAGGGTGCCGCCCAAGATCTATTTCAAGATGGGCGCGGTGCGCCTTGGGCTGGAGGAAATCAAGACCAGGAAACGGGCCTTTGTCGTCACGGACAAGACCATGGAGGCCATGGGGCATGTGACCACCGTGACCTCCATCCTGGAAAAGCTCGGCATCCAGTACCGCGTCTTCAGCGAGGTCAAGCCCGACCCGGACCTCGCGGGCACCTACGCGGCCCTGGACTCCATCCGTTCCTTCCAGCCCGACGTGTTCATCTCGCTCGGCGGCGGTTCGCCCATGGACGCGGCCAAGATCATGTGGCTCATGTACGAGCATCCCGACCTCAAGTTCGAGGAAATCGCCATGCGCTTCATGGATATCCGCAAGCGCATCTGCGCCTTCCCGGACATGGGGAAAAAGGCGATCATGGTGGCCATCCCCACCACCTCGGGTACGGGCTCCGAGGTCACGCCGTTTACGGTCATCACCGACGACGTAACGGGCATGAAATATCCCATCGCGGACTACGCCCTGACCCCGGACATGGCCATCGTGGACCCGGAGTTCGTCATGGACATGCCCAAGGGATTGACCGCCTATTCGGGGCTGGACGTCCTGACCCATGGCATCGAGGCCTTCACCTCGGTGTTCGCCACCAACTTCAGCGACGGCAACGCCCTGGAGGCCATCCGTCTGGTTTTCAAATACCTGCGCGCCTCCTACCACGAGGGACGTAAAAACGTCATGGCCCGGGAGAAGATGCACTACAGCGCAACCATTGCCGGTCTGGCCTTCGCCAACGCCTTTCTCGGCGTGTGCCACTCCATGGCCCACAAGCTGGGGGCCATGTTCCACGTGCCCCACGGTCTGGCCAACGCCCTGCTTCTGTCCTACGTCATCGAATACAACGCCACGGACAACCCCACCAAGCAGGGGCTCATGCCTCAGTACCGCTATCCCTTCGTCAAGGGGCGTTACGCGCGCATCGCGGACTCGCTGGGCCTGACGGAAGGCTGCGGCGACGACCGGGACCGCAAGGTGGCCCGGCTGGTTGCGGCCGTGGAGGCCCTCAAGGCCGACCTGAACATCCCCAAATCCCTGCGCGAGGCCGGGATTGCCGAGGACGAGTTCCTGGAGAAGCTGGACGAGATGTCGGAACTGGCCTTCGACGACCAGTGCACCGGCGGCAATCCGCGCTATCCGCTGGTCGTTGAGATCAAGGAGTTGTACCGCAAGGCCTACTACGGCGAGCCCCTGGCCTCGTTGTCCATGGAATAG
- a CDS encoding DnaJ domain-containing protein encodes MHSSQARADSGRTRGGPASSTDWVALEKQLCHTKTILQEILDHLQGVLRNLRAARVGYKNFARSGTRSEKPGPKSGFRTTRTSPTGFGARPQDSKTARPRPGHTRFERTSPGQEATAGDATGQRAGRPQDFTREQGASAPGGNAGAFGQSRGGAQTGDAGRKGSPYRTFTGGRGPGATAGSTAGTGPDPAGSNGTAGRSQPGGPRFGFSGKSNTAGNFSATGQAGQSARTGPSAASGPAGASGQAGQAGAGPYGRTAAGQSRQREGFGQTSRPGQSRTSHSSNAYDTRRENVRPDGASRHRYNDERQERGRQAARNSGMNLKCAYDILCLDYPCTPVEIKNAYRGMARMFHPDLGGDEEVMKDVNLAYELAMRFCAGPRRSGASWSS; translated from the coding sequence ATGCACTCCTCCCAGGCCAGGGCCGATTCCGGCCGCACCCGGGGAGGCCCCGCTTCGTCCACCGACTGGGTGGCCCTGGAAAAACAGTTATGCCATACCAAGACCATTTTGCAGGAGATTCTGGATCACCTGCAAGGGGTTCTGCGGAATCTTCGCGCCGCCCGGGTCGGATATAAAAATTTTGCCCGCAGCGGGACGCGGTCGGAAAAACCCGGTCCCAAGAGCGGTTTCCGGACCACACGGACCTCCCCGACCGGGTTCGGGGCGCGCCCCCAGGATTCCAAAACCGCGCGGCCCCGGCCGGGGCACACCCGCTTCGAGCGGACCTCCCCCGGGCAGGAGGCCACGGCGGGCGACGCCACAGGGCAACGCGCCGGACGTCCGCAGGATTTTACGCGCGAGCAGGGCGCCTCCGCGCCTGGCGGCAACGCCGGGGCCTTTGGCCAGTCCCGGGGCGGGGCCCAGACCGGGGACGCCGGACGCAAGGGTTCGCCCTATCGGACGTTCACCGGCGGCCGGGGGCCCGGCGCGACGGCCGGATCCACAGCCGGAACCGGACCCGACCCTGCCGGAAGCAACGGGACAGCCGGTCGCTCCCAACCCGGAGGCCCGCGTTTCGGATTTTCCGGGAAGTCGAACACGGCCGGAAATTTCAGCGCCACGGGACAGGCTGGCCAGTCCGCCCGAACCGGGCCGTCCGCAGCCTCAGGCCCGGCCGGGGCTTCAGGCCAGGCCGGCCAGGCGGGCGCCGGTCCCTACGGCCGGACAGCCGCCGGACAATCGCGGCAGCGGGAGGGCTTTGGCCAGACCTCGCGGCCCGGGCAATCCCGTACCTCCCACAGTTCCAACGCCTACGACACCCGCCGCGAAAACGTGCGTCCCGACGGCGCCTCCCGCCATCGCTATAACGATGAGCGCCAGGAACGCGGCCGCCAGGCCGCGCGCAACTCGGGCATGAACCTCAAGTGCGCTTACGACATCCTGTGCCTGGACTATCCCTGCACCCCCGTGGAGATCAAAAACGCCTACCGGGGCATGGCCCGCATGTTCCACCCCGACCTGGGCGGCGACGAAGAGGTCATGAAGGACGTCAATCTGGCCTACGAACTGGCCATGCGATTCTGCGCCGGTCCCCGCCGCAGCGGCGCGTCCTGGTCCTCCTGA
- a CDS encoding chemotaxis protein CheX yields the protein MKPTDAEVAKPFVEATKHVLSMMAQLDPSAGKPYVKKGSSATGDVSAVVGVTGDKHGSISLSFSKKCAIAVVKNMLGDDIVDIIQDAKDAVGEVTNMISGQARAGLSQLGLNLQASTPTVIFGDNHTISHVSSGPVIAIPFSTEFGDFTLEFCFE from the coding sequence ATGAAGCCCACCGACGCCGAAGTCGCCAAACCTTTTGTCGAAGCCACAAAGCATGTCCTGTCCATGATGGCCCAGCTCGACCCCTCCGCAGGCAAGCCCTATGTCAAAAAGGGCAGTTCCGCCACCGGGGATGTCTCGGCCGTGGTCGGCGTGACCGGCGACAAGCATGGCAGCATCTCCTTAAGCTTTTCCAAGAAATGCGCCATCGCCGTTGTCAAAAACATGCTTGGCGACGACATCGTGGACATCATCCAGGACGCCAAGGACGCCGTGGGCGAGGTGACCAACATGATCTCCGGCCAGGCCCGGGCGGGCCTCAGCCAGTTGGGGCTCAACCTGCAAGCCTCCACGCCCACGGTGATTTTCGGCGACAACCACACCATAAGCCACGTCTCCAGCGGCCCGGTCATCGCCATCCCCTTCTCCACGGAGTTCGGGGACTTCACGCTGGAATTCTGCTTCGAATAG
- a CDS encoding protein-disulfide reductase DsbD family protein — translation MTRHPLRLFTCLLIPCILAMLGAGAMAQIAPDLPAASSLLPPGQNAAPKAVPVVLETSLFTLPPGPDGGRLAVLLFTPAPGWHAYGHMPGDTGQPASASLRLLPANVPLPAYFPEGRQKPDLFEPEKTANIHDTPTRVFVPLPPDAAKGSRLAGTLNLFLCSATSCWPAALPVDMPLDTATAPPSAETQPWWPELDAAKAATAKVAAMAQAAPDAPTEALAPAPAAATDTTGESPAAPALTPRSHTPSLEVAGLVKAALLAFLAGFILNFMPCVLPVVSLKLSSLLAVCGHENAAARHRILREHNLFFALGVMVYFLALSLFLWLAGMAWGQIFQSTALTLTLTVVLFALTMSLFGVFHLPVIDLKMPGKAAGDSRTGAFLTGVLATLLATPCSGPFLGGVLAWTLLQPLATVMAVFTCLGLGMALPYILFAIWPQLARFMPRPGNWMVSLEQGMGFLLAASCIYFLTILPADRLVPALLALWTTALAAWIWGRFTNLSQSGLHRFVVRGAAVLLVVAVTAFAAADREPPRLEWTAWTPAEFAARHGRENLLVTFTADWCPTCKLLERTVLVPDTLGPLVEKYGLTLMKADLTSQSPEAMALLAALGSRSIPLTALFPAGAGASAPVVLRDLYTGAALVEAMDEAFDAATPTEAKKPSP, via the coding sequence GTGACACGACATCCGCTCCGACTTTTCACCTGCCTGCTGATTCCCTGCATCCTGGCCATGCTTGGCGCCGGGGCCATGGCCCAGATCGCCCCGGACCTCCCGGCCGCGTCCTCTCTTCTGCCGCCGGGACAAAACGCCGCGCCCAAGGCCGTCCCCGTGGTGCTGGAAACCTCGCTTTTCACCCTGCCGCCCGGCCCTGACGGGGGACGGCTGGCCGTTTTGCTGTTCACCCCGGCCCCGGGCTGGCACGCCTACGGGCACATGCCCGGCGACACCGGCCAGCCCGCCTCGGCCTCCCTGCGCCTTCTGCCCGCAAACGTCCCGCTGCCGGCCTATTTTCCCGAAGGACGCCAAAAGCCCGACCTCTTCGAGCCCGAAAAGACCGCCAACATCCACGATACCCCTACCCGGGTCTTCGTCCCCCTGCCGCCGGACGCCGCAAAGGGATCGCGCTTGGCCGGAACCCTGAACCTGTTTTTATGTTCCGCCACGAGCTGCTGGCCCGCCGCCCTGCCCGTGGATATGCCCCTGGACACGGCGACGGCCCCGCCTTCGGCTGAAACCCAGCCCTGGTGGCCGGAATTGGACGCCGCCAAGGCCGCCACGGCCAAGGTCGCGGCCATGGCCCAGGCAGCACCGGATGCGCCCACGGAGGCCCTCGCCCCGGCCCCTGCGGCGGCCACGGATACGACCGGGGAGTCCCCCGCCGCCCCGGCCCTGACCCCGCGCTCCCACACCCCCTCCCTGGAGGTGGCCGGGCTTGTGAAGGCGGCCCTTCTGGCCTTTCTGGCCGGGTTCATCCTCAACTTCATGCCCTGCGTGCTGCCGGTGGTCAGCCTGAAACTGAGCAGCCTTTTGGCCGTGTGCGGCCACGAAAACGCCGCCGCCCGGCACCGCATCCTGCGCGAGCACAACCTCTTTTTCGCCCTGGGGGTCATGGTCTACTTTCTGGCCCTGAGCCTGTTTCTCTGGCTGGCCGGGATGGCCTGGGGGCAGATCTTTCAGTCCACGGCCCTGACGCTGACCCTGACCGTGGTCCTTTTCGCCCTGACCATGAGCCTTTTCGGGGTGTTCCACCTGCCGGTGATCGACCTGAAGATGCCGGGCAAGGCCGCAGGGGATTCCCGCACCGGCGCGTTTCTGACCGGCGTGCTGGCCACGCTTCTGGCCACGCCGTGCAGCGGGCCGTTTCTGGGCGGCGTTCTGGCCTGGACGCTGCTGCAACCCCTGGCCACGGTCATGGCCGTGTTCACCTGCCTGGGGCTGGGCATGGCCCTGCCCTACATCCTTTTCGCCATCTGGCCGCAACTGGCCCGGTTCATGCCCCGGCCCGGAAACTGGATGGTGTCGCTGGAACAGGGGATGGGGTTCTTGCTGGCCGCCTCCTGCATCTATTTCCTGACCATCCTGCCCGCAGACAGGCTCGTGCCCGCGCTTTTGGCCCTGTGGACCACGGCCCTGGCCGCCTGGATCTGGGGCCGGTTCACCAACCTGTCCCAGTCCGGGCTGCACCGGTTCGTGGTGCGCGGGGCGGCGGTGCTCCTGGTGGTCGCCGTCACGGCCTTCGCCGCCGCCGACCGGGAACCGCCGCGTCTGGAATGGACGGCCTGGACCCCGGCCGAATTCGCGGCCCGGCACGGCCGGGAGAACCTTTTGGTGACCTTCACCGCCGACTGGTGCCCCACCTGCAAGCTTTTGGAGCGCACGGTGCTGGTCCCGGACACCCTGGGACCGCTGGTGGAAAAATACGGCCTGACGCTCATGAAGGCCGACCTGACCAGCCAGTCCCCCGAGGCCATGGCCCTGCTGGCCGCCCTGGGCAGCCGCTCCATCCCCCTGACCGCGCTCTTCCCGGCCGGGGCAGGGGCCTCGGCCCCTGTCGTGCTGCGCGACCTGTACACCGGCGCGGCCCTGGTCGAGGCCATGGACGAGGCCTTCGACGCCGCCACGCCGACCGAGGCGAAAAAACCGTCGCCCTAA
- a CDS encoding agmatine deiminase family protein, which translates to MTNAKRLPAEFDPQRAVWLGWPHNPNDWPGKFAAVKWAFVEMIRLLSRSQTVRLFVVSDGRRAEAVRMLMDSGADMSHVEFVPMDLDRNWTRDILPFFVRTSNAPATPLTAVRFAFNGWGKYPNHRKDLAAAPVVAGHLGLAVEEPTIAGRHVVLEGGAVDGNGRGDLLATQECLLDQTTQVRNPGLRRADYEAVFAAHLGVENTIWLGRGIAGDDTHGHVDDFCRFVGPDTVVLCREDNPSDVNHRVLAENRERLFGARLASGAHLTVIDLPMPAPLVYKGVRLPASYANFYIGNHVVLVPTFNDPGDRKALSIVADCFPSRAVHGVHAVELAWGFGAVHCLTHEEPTGEG; encoded by the coding sequence ATGACCAACGCCAAACGCCTGCCCGCCGAATTCGACCCGCAACGCGCGGTCTGGCTCGGCTGGCCCCACAACCCAAACGACTGGCCGGGCAAGTTCGCCGCCGTCAAATGGGCCTTTGTGGAGATGATCCGCCTTTTGTCCCGCTCCCAGACCGTGCGGCTTTTCGTCGTAAGCGACGGCCGCCGGGCCGAGGCCGTCCGCATGCTCATGGATTCGGGCGCGGACATGTCGCACGTCGAGTTCGTCCCCATGGACCTGGACCGCAACTGGACCCGGGACATCCTGCCCTTTTTCGTGCGGACGTCGAACGCACCGGCTACGCCCCTGACCGCCGTACGCTTCGCCTTCAACGGCTGGGGCAAATATCCCAACCATCGAAAAGACCTCGCCGCCGCTCCCGTGGTGGCCGGACACCTGGGGCTTGCCGTGGAGGAACCGACCATCGCGGGGCGTCATGTGGTGCTGGAGGGTGGGGCCGTGGACGGCAACGGCCGGGGCGACCTTTTAGCCACGCAGGAATGCCTCCTGGACCAGACGACCCAGGTGCGCAATCCCGGCCTTAGGCGTGCGGACTATGAAGCGGTCTTTGCCGCGCATCTTGGCGTGGAAAACACCATCTGGCTGGGTCGGGGCATCGCCGGGGACGACACCCACGGCCATGTGGACGATTTTTGCCGCTTCGTGGGGCCGGACACGGTGGTCTTGTGCCGCGAGGACAACCCGTCCGACGTCAACCACCGCGTCCTGGCGGAGAACCGGGAACGGCTTTTCGGGGCGCGGCTGGCGTCCGGGGCGCATTTGACGGTCATCGACCTGCCCATGCCCGCCCCCCTGGTCTACAAAGGGGTGCGGCTCCCGGCCAGCTACGCCAATTTCTACATCGGCAACCACGTGGTGCTGGTTCCCACCTTCAACGATCCGGGCGACCGCAAGGCCCTGTCGATTGTGGCCGACTGCTTTCCCAGCCGCGCCGTACACGGCGTTCACGCCGTAGAGCTGGCCTGGGGCTTCGGCGCGGTGCACTGCCTGACCCATGAGGAGCCCACGGGGGAGGGCTGA
- a CDS encoding molybdopterin molybdotransferase MoeA produces the protein MNKDFFRVVSPARFLELLGQFPPLAAETVELDAARGRFLARDVVAAEDVPPRSRAAMDGYAVRAADVFGAGEANPAYLDCAMDVPIGVIPSAPLPPGTCARIVTGGMLPEGADAVVMVEHTFDMGAGVVEFRKFAAPGDHVMHRGDDARVGVVALPAGRRLRAQEIGLLAALGVTCPAVGARPRVAVLSTGDELTPIHATPPPGGIRDVNTHALCALLRDFGAKPVALGLVPDDQQAIHAALALAVADSDAVLVSGGSSVGARDFTLAALAALHDSEILAHGVAVSPGKPTILARVGLKPVIGLPGQVTSAQVVMTLFGKPLVERLMGDPHALTRKPFTFPATLARNLASKPGREDHVRVRLEYVGGDIPLAHPVLGRSGLLKTLLDADGLVAIDAACEGLEAGSRVAVRPL, from the coding sequence ATGAACAAAGATTTTTTCCGCGTCGTCTCCCCGGCCCGGTTTCTGGAGCTTCTGGGCCAGTTCCCGCCGCTTGCCGCCGAAACCGTGGAGCTCGACGCCGCCCGGGGGCGATTTCTGGCCCGGGACGTGGTGGCCGCCGAGGACGTGCCGCCGCGTTCCCGCGCGGCCATGGACGGCTATGCCGTGCGCGCCGCCGACGTCTTCGGGGCCGGGGAGGCCAACCCCGCCTACCTGGACTGCGCCATGGACGTGCCCATCGGCGTCATCCCTTCCGCTCCCCTGCCTCCGGGAACCTGCGCCCGCATCGTCACCGGCGGCATGCTCCCCGAAGGGGCCGACGCCGTGGTCATGGTCGAGCATACCTTTGACATGGGCGCGGGCGTTGTGGAGTTTCGCAAGTTCGCGGCCCCGGGCGACCATGTCATGCACCGAGGCGACGACGCCCGCGTCGGCGTCGTGGCCCTGCCCGCCGGACGCCGGTTGCGCGCCCAGGAGATCGGCCTTCTGGCCGCCCTGGGGGTTACCTGCCCAGCCGTCGGCGCCCGGCCCCGGGTGGCCGTCCTGTCCACCGGCGACGAACTGACGCCCATCCATGCCACGCCGCCGCCGGGGGGCATCCGCGACGTCAACACCCATGCCCTGTGCGCCCTGTTGCGCGATTTCGGGGCCAAGCCCGTTGCGCTTGGGCTTGTGCCCGACGACCAGCAGGCCATTCACGCCGCCCTGGCCCTGGCCGTGGCCGACAGCGACGCCGTGCTCGTGTCCGGCGGCAGCTCCGTGGGCGCGCGCGACTTCACCCTGGCCGCCCTGGCCGCCCTGCACGATTCGGAGATCCTGGCCCACGGCGTGGCCGTAAGCCCCGGCAAACCCACCATTCTGGCCCGCGTGGGGCTCAAACCCGTCATCGGATTGCCCGGACAGGTCACCTCCGCCCAGGTGGTCATGACCCTTTTCGGCAAACCCCTGGTCGAACGCCTCATGGGCGACCCTCACGCGCTCACCCGCAAACCCTTCACCTTTCCGGCCACCCTGGCCCGCAATCTGGCCTCGAAACCGGGCCGCGAAGACCACGTCCGGGTGCGCCTGGAATACGTCGGCGGCGACATCCCCCTGGCGCATCCCGTGCTCGGACGCTCGGGACTGCTCAAGACCCTCCTCGACGCCGACGGCCTGGTGGCCATCGACGCCGCCTGCGAAGGGCTGGAGGCCGGTAGCCGCGTGGCGGTGCGGCCGCTGTAG
- a CDS encoding glycosyltransferase family 4 protein, with the protein MARPAQGRLLFAARDLFPAVGGASLSMVPLLRALARAGYDVTSVNALRPGGQPHTVDGEPFFASVVRDFAAEAAKLMDWTRPDLVITQGWGSTEVLECAFARNLRTCLFVVDLIGYAPQACFEGCSIDYAANLSALKRADMVVANSVYMKRRLRELSGIRAEVVFPIIEEQDYLAASVPSASPRMFITLASGLAHKGVDLFLEQAPRLGRPCLICGPLEPGRETRLAACNTVRHVGYASDMRPIYAHTACLVVASLFEETFGRVIVEANVNGIPVAALDRGACRETLGRGGVLFTVPDELPGAVREALGVPSKICQDNARRFASAPQIEKALAHVADLLHRPQPTGIFP; encoded by the coding sequence ATGGCCAGACCCGCACAAGGACGCCTGCTCTTCGCCGCCCGGGATCTGTTCCCGGCCGTGGGCGGGGCCAGCCTGAGCATGGTCCCCCTGTTGCGGGCCCTGGCCCGGGCCGGATACGACGTGACCTCGGTCAATGCGCTGCGGCCGGGCGGGCAGCCCCACACCGTGGACGGCGAGCCCTTTTTCGCCAGCGTCGTGCGGGATTTCGCGGCCGAGGCCGCAAAGCTCATGGACTGGACGCGCCCGGACCTGGTCATCACCCAGGGCTGGGGCAGCACGGAGGTGCTGGAGTGCGCCTTCGCCCGGAATCTGCGCACCTGCCTGTTCGTGGTGGATCTGATCGGCTATGCCCCCCAGGCGTGTTTCGAAGGCTGCAGCATCGACTACGCCGCCAACCTGTCCGCCCTGAAGCGGGCCGACATGGTGGTGGCCAACAGCGTCTACATGAAACGACGTCTGCGCGAACTCTCCGGCATCCGGGCCGAGGTGGTTTTTCCGATCATTGAGGAACAGGACTATCTTGCGGCATCCGTCCCGAGCGCGTCGCCCCGGATGTTCATCACCCTGGCCAGTGGTCTGGCTCATAAAGGGGTGGACCTCTTTTTGGAGCAGGCCCCCCGGCTGGGACGTCCCTGCCTGATCTGCGGCCCCCTCGAGCCGGGCCGGGAAACGCGGTTGGCGGCCTGCAACACCGTGCGGCATGTTGGGTACGCCTCGGACATGCGGCCCATCTATGCCCATACGGCCTGCCTGGTGGTGGCCTCCCTGTTCGAGGAAACCTTCGGCCGGGTCATCGTGGAGGCCAACGTAAACGGCATTCCCGTGGCCGCCCTGGATCGGGGGGCCTGCCGGGAAACCCTGGGCCGGGGCGGCGTGTTGTTTACCGTTCCGGATGAACTGCCCGGGGCCGTGCGCGAGGCCCTTGGCGTGCCTTCGAAAATCTGCCAGGACAACGCCCGGCGCTTCGCCAGCGCCCCCCAGATCGAAAAGGCCCTGGCTCATGTCGCGGATCTGCTGCACAGGCCACAGCCCACAGGGATCTTCCCATGA
- a CDS encoding glucokinase yields MTVEKDGGVRHLLAADIGGTNSRFGHFLSYPDGRIEQAHNLWLSTREAVCFADMLAALGGADFPLRPADADAAVFAVPGPMSGPVGVMGTASAQHCTFANIAWDMDLDRDGPRFGLKNAALVNDFAAQAQAFRTPLAEQSLSILPGYFNPGKVRGVMGAGTGLGMAALVPLAGGGHQVLSAEGGHASRFFRREEQDYLRLVAEVTGEPYPRGDVVLSGLGLSLVHRYLTGRDLSPAEVAAELTPESETVAWFAGFYGRAARDYALTVLAGGGMYLSGGVAAKNPFLVTHPRFAQEFVDSPSMAGFLSTIPVSLARRHDMGLFGAALCAHLLLGRTPPS; encoded by the coding sequence ATGACGGTGGAGAAGGACGGCGGCGTCAGGCACCTTCTGGCCGCAGACATCGGCGGCACCAACAGCCGTTTCGGCCATTTCCTGTCGTATCCTGACGGGCGCATCGAACAGGCTCATAATCTTTGGCTGTCCACCCGCGAAGCGGTGTGTTTTGCGGATATGCTGGCGGCCCTGGGCGGGGCTGATTTCCCCTTGCGACCAGCCGATGCCGACGCGGCGGTCTTCGCCGTTCCCGGCCCCATGTCCGGGCCGGTGGGCGTCATGGGCACGGCCTCGGCGCAGCACTGCACCTTCGCCAACATCGCCTGGGACATGGACCTGGATCGCGACGGCCCGCGCTTCGGGCTCAAAAATGCAGCCCTGGTCAACGATTTTGCGGCCCAGGCCCAGGCCTTTCGTACGCCGCTCGCGGAACAGTCCCTGTCAATCCTGCCCGGCTACTTCAACCCGGGCAAGGTGCGCGGGGTCATGGGCGCGGGTACCGGGCTCGGCATGGCCGCCCTGGTGCCCCTGGCGGGCGGCGGGCATCAGGTGCTTTCGGCCGAGGGCGGCCATGCCTCACGCTTTTTTCGCCGCGAGGAACAGGACTATCTACGGCTTGTGGCCGAGGTCACGGGCGAACCCTACCCCCGGGGCGACGTGGTGCTGTCGGGGCTTGGCCTGTCGCTCGTCCACCGCTACCTGACCGGCCGTGACCTGTCCCCGGCCGAGGTGGCGGCGGAACTCACCCCGGAGAGCGAAACCGTGGCCTGGTTTGCGGGCTTCTATGGCCGCGCGGCCCGGGATTATGCCCTGACGGTCCTGGCCGGGGGCGGGATGTACCTGAGCGGCGGCGTGGCCGCCAAAAATCCTTTCCTGGTCACACATCCGCGTTTTGCCCAGGAATTCGTCGATTCACCCTCCATGGCCGGTTTTTTATCCACGATTCCGGTGTCCCTGGCCCGGCGTCACGACATGGGGCTTTTCGGCGCGGCCCTGTGCGCCCATCTGCTGCTTGGCCGCACGCCGCCTTCCTGA